CAGGCATTCCATCTGGGGCAGCAAGTCCGGGGACAATTCCCCGGAAACCTGCGGCCAGCTGGTGCTCGCCAGCAGCGACGACGACGGCCTCACCTGGTCCAAACCCGTCAATATCACGGAGCAGACCAAGGACAAGGACTGGCGGATTTTATTCAACGGCCCCGGAAACGGCATCTGCATGAAGGACGGCACCCTCGTCTTTGCCGCCCAGTACTGGGACGGCAAGGGAGTGCCATGGTCCACGATCGTTTATTCCAAGGACCAGGGCAAAACCTGGCACTGCGGTACGGGCGTCAGCCAGCAGACTACGGAAGCTCAGGTTATTGAGCTGAAAGACGGCTCCATCATGATCAACGCCCGCTGCAACTGGGGCGGTTCCCGCGTGGTGGGAGTGACGAGGGATCTGGGCAGGACCTGGGAAAAACATCCCACCAGCCGTACTGCCCAGCTCAGGGAGCCCGTCTGCCAGGGCAGCCTCCTTGCCGTGGATGCCGTGCCCGGAGCGGGCAAGTTGGTTCTGTTCTCCAACCCGAACACGACGTCGGGCCGTTCGCACATGACGCTCAAGGCTTCTGTGGATGACGCCTCCTCCTGGCTGGAAGACAAATGGCTCCTGTACGACGAGCGCGGCTGCTGGGGGTACTCCTGCCTGGCGCCCGTGGATAAAAACCACATCGGCGTTCTGTATGAGGGCAGGGGTGCTTTGAACTTCCTGAAAATTCCTTACAAAGACGTTTTAAATGCGGGCGGCGGCCATTAATGCCGCCTGCGGGGCATGAAACTTTTCCGGCCCGCTTCCTTCGGGGAGCGGGCCTTCTTTTAAATACGTTTGTTGCGCATGAAAGCGACCGTGAACCGATTTTTTCTCGGGAGAGAGGAGAATGGGATACTGCGGGACGGCGGAAAATCTTTCAGGACAGGAAGGAGGCCAGAGCCTCCTTCAGCATGTTCCGGGCGCGGAACAGAAGGCTTTTAGTAGCCGGAACGGTCATTTCCAGCGTTTTGGCTATTTCCTCGTAAGGCATGTTCTCAAAGCGGCGGAGTTGGACGGCCAGGCGCGCCTTTTCCGGCAGGGCTGCAATGGCGTCATCCACGGCTTGCTGAAGCTCCGTTTGCTGTAGCGCGGCGTCCGGGGATTGGGAGCCTTCCAGAAACAGAATCGCACCTCCTTCCTCCTCAATGGCATCCGCGGAAGTGGTGGGCTTGCGCTTCTGGCGGCGGATTTCATTGAACACCAGATTACGGAGAATCGTGAACATCCAGGTGGTGAAACGGGCGGAAGCCTCGTAATTTTTTGCCCCACGCCATACGCGGATAAATACCTGCTGGGCGATGTCCTCTACCTCCGGGCCGTTGTTCAGCATGCGGGCCACCGTGGCATACACGGAATGCTGGTGTTTGCGGATCAGCATCTCCATGGCGGAGGCGTCCCCGTCCCTGACCCTCAGCATCAGCAGGGCGTCTTCATCCGGTGCGGCGGATGGCATGTCTCGTGCTTCGTCCATGAAAATTCCCTTGTATAAACACCGCTCCCGGGGGAAGGTTGTGCCCGGAAGGGCGGATGGCCCGGAAAATATATTTATCCCATTCTATCAGGATGACGAGATGAAAACGGGTCTGTTCCCCCTTTTTGCGGGATTCCCGCCCGGAAGGTGGAAAGGGATGAATTTCCCGCTCATCCAGAGCCACATGTCGGAAACGCCGGGGAAAATCTTCCGGCATCTTCCTGTCCTGCTGACCGGAACGAAAACGCTTGGATGCTGCTGATGGCCGTGCTACTCTCCTGCCAAGTTCGGCAGGGGTGCCACAGACAAAGGCTGAGATTGCGGCAGCATGCTGTTTCCGCAGGACCCTTCAAACCTGATGCGGGTAATTCCGCCGCAGGGAGTTCGATCAAGCGGGCCGTGTCCCGTTTCTTGCGGATGTTCCGTTCGGCGGCGTATCCCTTGCCGGTACTCAACAGCATCCATGCCATGAACGATACCGCCAAATTGTCTTATCCTGGGTCCCGCCGCGTCTATATTCCGGGCCGCCTTCATCCGGACGTGCAGGTTCCCATGAGGGAGGTTGTCCTGAGCGACACCCTGCTGCCGGACGGCACCACCCACCCCAACGACCCCGTACGCATTTACGACTGTTCCGGCCCGTGGGGGGACGGAGCCTATGAAGGATCCGCGGAGCAGGGGCTGCCCGCCCTGCGCGCCGCATGGATACGCTCCCGCGGCGATGTAAGGGAAGTGGGTGCGGAGAAGGGCCCCTGCCTCCAGGCCGCCGGGGAAAACCCCGTGACCCAGCG
This genomic stretch from Akkermansia biwaensis harbors:
- a CDS encoding RNA polymerase sigma factor; translation: MDEARDMPSAAPDEDALLMLRVRDGDASAMEMLIRKHQHSVYATVARMLNNGPEVEDIAQQVFIRVWRGAKNYEASARFTTWMFTILRNLVFNEIRRQKRKPTTSADAIEEEGGAILFLEGSQSPDAALQQTELQQAVDDAIAALPEKARLAVQLRRFENMPYEEIAKTLEMTVPATKSLLFRARNMLKEALASFLS